A region from the Acomys russatus chromosome 24, mAcoRus1.1, whole genome shotgun sequence genome encodes:
- the LOC127207437 gene encoding olfactory receptor 1013-like: MGEENVTEVTEFILLGFTGDVVLQQVLFFIFLVIYVISLLGNITLISLICADPRLHTPMYHFIGNLSFLDLWYSSVYAPKILITCISEDKSISFAGCLAQFFFSAGLAYSECYLLAAMAYDRYVAISNPLLYSQTMSPRLCASLVAASYLGGFVNSTIITSETFTLSFCGDNTIDDFFCDLPPLVKLACDVKESYQAVLYFILASNVITPTALILASYLFIIAAILKIHSTQGRLKAFSTCGSHLTAVTLYYGSILFIYSRPSTSYTLERDKVVSVFYTVVIPMLNPLIYSLRNKDVKDAFRKMLNTVKFS, translated from the coding sequence ATGGGTGAAGAAAATGTTACTGAAGTGACAGAGTTCATCCTCTTAGGGTTCACAGGAGATGTGGTGTTACAGCAGGTactttttttcatcttcctcGTCATTTATGTCATCAGTCTTCTAGGAAATATCACCCTGATTTCTCTCATCTGTGCTGATCCCCGACTCCACACACCCATGTATCACTTCATTGGGAACCTGTCATTCCTGGATCTCTGGTATTCTTCTGTCTATGCCCCCAAAATCCTGATAACATGCATCTCTGAAGACAAAAGCATCTCCTTTGCTGGATGCCTGGCCCAGTTCTTCTTCTCTGCTGGGCTGGCCTACAGCGAGTGTTACCTACTGGCTGCCATGGCTTAtgatcgctatgtggccatctcCAACCCCTTACTTTACTCTCAGACTATGTCCCCAAGATTATGTGCCAGTCTTGTTGCAGCTTCCTACCTTGGTGGCTTTGTAAACTCCACCATTATCACTAGTGAGACATTTACCCTAAGCTTCTGCGGAGACAACACCATTGATGACTTCTTCTGTGACCTGCCTCCTCTTGTAAAGTTGGCATGTGATGTGAAGGAGAGCTACCAGGCAGTGCTGTATTTCATACTGGCCTCTAATGTCATCACTCCCACGGCGCTTATTTTGGCCTCCTACCTCTTCATCATTGCAGCCATCTTGAAGATCCACTCCACACAGGGCCGCCTCAAAGCCTTCTCCACATGTGGTTCTCACCTGACGGCGGTCACCTTGTACTATGGTTCCATTCTCTTCATTTACTCCCGGCCAAGCACTAGTTATACCCTGGAGAGGGACAAAGTGGTGTCAGTGTTCTATACTGTAGTGATTCCAATGctaaaccctttgatctacagttTAAGAAACAAAGATGTCAAGGATGCCTTTAGGAAAATGTTAAATACAGTCAAGTtctcatga
- the LOC127207499 gene encoding olfactory receptor 1009, giving the protein MAGENYTRITEFIFIGLRCHPKLQVFLFLLFLLFYLITMTGNLGMIILIRVDSRLHTPMYFFLSHLSFVDICFSSVVGPKMLMDFFADRKAISFLGCVLQQWFFGFFVAIECLLLASMAYDRYVAICNPLLYSVAMSQRLCIQLVVGPYAVGFFNTMTHTTAAFRLPFCGSNIINHFFCDMSPILSLICADIWINKLLVFIVAGAVLVVSSTTIIISYFHILVAILRIRSAEGRRKAFSTCSSHVTAVSILYGTLFFIYVRPSAISSLDLNKVVSVFYTAVIPMLNPLIYSLRNKEVKAAMGRTVAKAKIFFKN; this is encoded by the coding sequence ATGGCGGGTGAGAACTACACAAGGATCACAGAATTCATTTTCATTGGCTTGAGATGCCACCCTAAGCTTCAGGTCTTCCTGTTcttgctctttctgcttttttacCTGATTACCATGACAGGGAACTTGGGTATGATCATTCTTATCCGTGTAGATTCTCGACTTCACACtcccatgtactttttcctcaGCCATCTTTCATTTGTGGACATCTGCTTCTCATCAGTCGTGGGCCCAAAGATGCTCATGGACTTCTTTGCAGACAGAAAAGCCATATCTTTTCTGGGCTGTGTCTTGCAGCAATggttctttggtttctttgtggcCATTGAGTGCCTACTCTTGGCAtccatggcctatgaccgctatgtggccatctgtaacCCACTGCTGTATTCGGTGGCCATGTCCCAGAGACTCTGCATACAGCTGGTGGTAGGACCCTATGCTGTTGGTTTCTTCAACACCATGACCCATACAACAGCTGCTTTCAGACTTCCCTTTTGTGGCTCCAACATTATCAATCACTTCTTCTGTGACATGTCTCCTATCCTTTCCCTCATATGTGCTGACATATGGATCAACAAACTGCTGGTTTTCATTGTGGCAGGAGCTGTATTGGTTGTCAGCAGCACCACCATCATAATCTCCTACTTTCATATCCTCGTTGCCATCTTGAGGATCCGCTCTgctgaagggaggaggaaagctTTCTCTACCTGCTCATCCCATGTCACAGCCGTCTCCATTTTGTATGGGACTCTCTTCTTCATCTATGTGCGGCCGAGTGCTATTTCTTCTCTGGACCTCAACAAGGTGGTATCTGTGTTCTACACAGCGGTGATTCCCATGCTCAATCCACTCATCTACAGCCTGAGAAATAAGGAAGTGAAAGCGGCCATGGGCAGGACGGTTGCCAAGGCcaaaattttcttcaaaaattaa